CCTAACTGCCGGCCGCCCGGCCGGCATTTTAATGATTTTTTTAGCGTGTCTATATGGTATGCAGACAATATCGCTTCATGATTTTCTCGCATACTTGTAAATGTACACGAACAAAATTATGACAAGGCCGGTGATCATTATGACCAAGTGGTCCAGCAACGGCAACGGGTTGGGCACGATCAGCATGATGACGAATGCTATTGCCATCACCATCAGGATGTTGCTGATCTCTATGAAGCGCGAGTAAGCAGAACGCGCGTCGGAATCGTCTTCTATATAATATCCGCGCTTGCGCTTGCCTCCTTCGATGAGCATCCTGTCGATGACCTTCAGGCTCAGCACCACGCCGCCAGTGGCTGGAATAAGGGCCACCAGGTTGAGAGACAGTACAATTATGTTGGATATCCTGAGGCTGGTGTTCAGATGAGACATCAGGAGTTCTGTGATGATGGAGCCGTAGGCAAAGAATAATATTTCCACCACTGCAATTATCAGTGCGCAGACGTAAACGACCACAAATCTATTCCTGACGCGTTTGGCCGACTTGGTGGAGAAGACGATCCTGGAGTAGAAATCCGACCTTGCCGTTTCCATACGCTCTATTCCGCCGACGACAGGCTTCGGAACCACTTTCTTCAAAATGTCATATGCGTTGGTGCTGTGAGTCGCGAAAAGCGGCATTAATATCATAGACATCAGCGCGGCAAGGACAACCGCAGTATAGAACCCGTTATCCACAGCGCCGGCATCCAGCGCCGTTTTTGATATGATGAATGCGAATTCACCCATAGCGAGCAGGCTCATAGCGGACACCAGCGAGGTCTTGAAATCTTTATTCCCGATAAAGTATGCAAATACGACCGTTACGGTCTTAGATATGACGAAAACAAGGAAAATGAATATGGCAAGCATTATGCTGGAGCCGACGTCTGCCAGATGGATCTTCAGACCTACGTCTATAAAGAAGATGGCCATGAAGGTATTCTTCATGGGTTCGATGTCGCGCTCTATCATATGCGCGTCCTTGCATTGAGATGCGATGAGCCCCATTATGAATGCGCCAATCGCCATGGATAGGCCCACATATGTCGAAAGAAGGGCCAGGCTGAAACACAGGCCGAGGGCGGTGATCAGGATGATCTCGCGGCTGAAGCGTTTGCTCACCCAGTTCAAAAAGCGCGGAAGTACAAGAAGTCCCAGTACAATGGCCGCGACCATGAAAATGACTATTCCGGCAACAAGTCCCAACATACCGGATGCTGTCGGAGATTGGCCGACCAAGAGCGGAGATGCCATTGTGAGTATGATTACCTGACCGATATCCTCCATGACGGTCACAAGGATGACGGTATCGGCGGTATCTTTCGAAATCTTTTTGTTGGCCCTCAGGACAGCGGTTACGACAGCCGTCGATGAACCGGATATGACCGCACCGAGGAAAACGGACTCGACCATGTTCCAGCCCAGTATAAATCCGGCAATGTATCCGCACAGGACCATAAGCGGAAGCTGTACGGCGGCGACCATTATCGTGAAAGCACCGCTCTGCTTCAGTTTCTTCAGGTTGAGTTCCATCCCTATGGCGAACATCAACAGAACCAGGCCGATGTTAGATAGCAACTCGATGATGGTTTCGCTCTCTCCCTCGGGAATCCCCCAGAAGTTTGCGATGATTATACCGGCAGCAAGATATCCGATAATGGCGGGCATCCTTAGTTTGCTGAAGAGGATGGACGCTACACTGGCGAGCACCAGCATCAGCGCCATTATCGTCAGAAATGCCACTTCGTCCATCCGTTTACCTTGCACGAGTATATTGGTATGGTTTAAAAAAGTGTCCAACAAAATGCATCATTGTTTATTTTCATCGTTGCCGACCATGATTTTTTTCCTCTGACTCCCCCCGGTTTTTTTGATTTTTTCCTGGTCGATGGCCCATTGGAAGCTCTCAAGCTCGGCGGGAGCGATAAGGACCCTCTCCCCCTTGGTGTATTTCCGCCCAATGGTCCAGTTCTTGAAGGGCGACAACACCCTGTATTCGTCCGCATCCATGACTATCTCGCGGATGTTTTTGACACCTTTACGTTCCGAGTAGGTCCCGGCAGACCTGTTTATCTTCCCATCTTTGACCTCTATGGTGCTGGTACATACGGAGTCGAGGAAATAACGGTCGTGGGTTACGGCAATAAGGGTCCCGCCATATTCGTTGAGGGCGGATTCCACTGCGTGTCTGGACGGTATATCCAGATAATTCGTAGGCTCGTCCAGTATCAGAAGATTTGTTTCCTTCAGGAGAAGCATTGACAGCGCAACGCGGGCCCTCTGTCCGCCGGAGAGAGTCGACATCGGGCGGTCCACTTCCTCACCTTTGAGCAAAAGACGCGCAAGCATCCCGCGCGCTTCCGCGCGCTTATCCGTACCGATCGCCTGCAATATCTGTTCCTCTGCGGTGAGACGCAGGTCCAGCCCCTCGTGGTTCTGGGAATAATATCCGATCTTGGCGCCGGGCGCTATCCACAGATCTCCTTTGCTGGGTATTTCACCTATAAGTGCTTTGACCAGTGTGCTTTTCCCTTCGCCGTTCGCACCGAATACGCCTATCCTTTCTCCCCTCATTATATCCAGTTCGATATCTTTGATTATGGTCCTGCCGCCCATATCTACAGACAGGTTCCGTGCGGTGATCATATTCTTTCCCGATTTCTGAGCGGTCTGTATCCTTACAGTTATGGACTGGTCTTCTTCCGGTTTTTCCTTCACTTCCATCTTGGAGATTATCTTCTCGCGTGTCTTGTGGACTGCGGCAAACCACATGTCCCTGTGCATCTCCTCGGCTATCTCTTCCTGAGTACGTTTCTGGCTGGAATATTTGCGGTACTCCTTTTCCATGCGGTCGAGGTCGATCGTCTTCTTCAAAACGAAATCGGAATAGTTGCCTTTGTATTCGCGCGAGTTCCCGTGCGAGATTTCGGATACGCGGGTAACGATTTTGTCTAAAAAGTATCTGTCATGGCTGATCACTACCAGCGCACATCCTGATTTTAGAAGGAAATCCTCAAGGAACTCCACAGTGCCTATGTCCAGGTGCGAAGTCGGCTCGTCCAATATGAGCAGGTCGCATTCTTCGGCCTGTACAAGGACGCGGGTGAGCATAACCTTGGTCCTCTCACCTCCCGAAAGGGCATCCATGGTGCGGTCCATCACATCATCCGGAAGTCCTACCTTTTCGATAGCGGCGACGATCTTCCTTTCATCATCGGCCGCGGAGCTTTTAAGGTCTGATTCCAATTTGGAATATTCTTCGGCGGCCGCGTTCCAGTCTATATCTCCGCCTGTCGCCATTTTCTCTTCGATCTTGGACATCCTGTCCCTGATTCGTTCCACATGCCCGTAAGGCCTGCCCAGGACCTCCCTCACCGTTACATCGGAGGAAGATTCTGCGAATTGAGGGAGATAACCGATCTTGCTGGTGTTCCTCGTCAGCTCGCCGGTATCGGGTTTGATGTCTCCCAGAAGTATCCTGAGGAATGTGGTCTTTCCGGCACCGTTGACCCCTATCAGCCCTATGCTGTCGCCGTCATTGATCTGAAGACTTACATCTTTCAGCACTTTCATGGGGCCGAAGGATTTGGTGACAGACTGTGCTTTCAAGAGCATGTTTCGTCATGACGGTTCGACTAATATGTTTTGTCATTCCTTATCCTGCAATATCCTTAAAATACGGGGCCAGTAATCGAGGCCATAATTCTGTAATTCAATGCGTCAGGCAATTTTTTAGGAACAGGGATTGGCAAATGCATTCTCTCTGGCGTTTATATGTTGGATGTAACTTATATCCATCCGACCTACAACTTCAAAAATAGTAAATATTAAATACTAGTTTTGCCAGATGGCGCTGGTTTGTAAGTAAGAAACAAATATGTTTATATATTAGAATAAAAAATAAACATTGTTAATATGAGTTGGTGACATTTTGTATATTTAAATGTTTTTATTTGTATGACGACAGGATAAAATACTATAAAGTTAATCGTTCTTCTGAGCTCTAGCTCGATGCGGTCTATCCGCAAAGGAGGTAAGTAAATGACTAACAAAACTATATCGGAGGCATCGCTTTGAGCGACTTTGCCAATGAGAGAAAAGCCATCGCAGCGGCG
This DNA window, taken from Methanomassiliicoccaceae archaeon, encodes the following:
- a CDS encoding ABC-F family ATP-binding cassette domain-containing protein, which codes for MLLKAQSVTKSFGPMKVLKDVSLQINDGDSIGLIGVNGAGKTTFLRILLGDIKPDTGELTRNTSKIGYLPQFAESSSDVTVREVLGRPYGHVERIRDRMSKIEEKMATGGDIDWNAAAEEYSKLESDLKSSAADDERKIVAAIEKVGLPDDVMDRTMDALSGGERTKVMLTRVLVQAEECDLLILDEPTSHLDIGTVEFLEDFLLKSGCALVVISHDRYFLDKIVTRVSEISHGNSREYKGNYSDFVLKKTIDLDRMEKEYRKYSSQKRTQEEIAEEMHRDMWFAAVHKTREKIISKMEVKEKPEEDQSITVRIQTAQKSGKNMITARNLSVDMGGRTIIKDIELDIMRGERIGVFGANGEGKSTLVKALIGEIPSKGDLWIAPGAKIGYYSQNHEGLDLRLTAEEQILQAIGTDKRAEARGMLARLLLKGEEVDRPMSTLSGGQRARVALSMLLLKETNLLILDEPTNYLDIPSRHAVESALNEYGGTLIAVTHDRYFLDSVCTSTIEVKDGKINRSAGTYSERKGVKNIREIVMDADEYRVLSPFKNWTIGRKYTKGERVLIAPAELESFQWAIDQEKIKKTGGSQRKKIMVGNDENKQ
- a CDS encoding cation:proton antiporter, which translates into the protein MDEVAFLTIMALMLVLASVASILFSKLRMPAIIGYLAAGIIIANFWGIPEGESETIIELLSNIGLVLLMFAIGMELNLKKLKQSGAFTIMVAAVQLPLMVLCGYIAGFILGWNMVESVFLGAVISGSSTAVVTAVLRANKKISKDTADTVILVTVMEDIGQVIILTMASPLLVGQSPTASGMLGLVAGIVIFMVAAIVLGLLVLPRFLNWVSKRFSREIILITALGLCFSLALLSTYVGLSMAIGAFIMGLIASQCKDAHMIERDIEPMKNTFMAIFFIDVGLKIHLADVGSSIMLAIFIFLVFVISKTVTVVFAYFIGNKDFKTSLVSAMSLLAMGEFAFIISKTALDAGAVDNGFYTAVVLAALMSMILMPLFATHSTNAYDILKKVVPKPVVGGIERMETARSDFYSRIVFSTKSAKRVRNRFVVVYVCALIIAVVEILFFAYGSIITELLMSHLNTSLRISNIIVLSLNLVALIPATGGVVLSLKVIDRMLIEGGKRKRGYYIEDDSDARSAYSRFIEISNILMVMAIAFVIMLIVPNPLPLLDHLVIMITGLVIILFVYIYKYARKS